One part of the Malus sylvestris chromosome 2, drMalSylv7.2, whole genome shotgun sequence genome encodes these proteins:
- the LOC126613736 gene encoding uncharacterized protein LOC126613736: protein MNTRVRTNLQTMKAAAAMNHDINKKEKKMETQKSRAMGIDRTAINRRKSNRERKMALQKDVDKLKKKLRHEENVHRALERAFTRPLGALPRLPPYLPPHTLELLAEVAVLEEEVVRLEEQVVNFRQGLYQQAVYLSSKSSVETLNDSIERTPIRGSKHQRSKSLSHNEFKSVAAASRLQPSLARCASSRRMMSTDHIVYDRTGNCSTRQVNGKQTPRKPNSFTPIAEDGRGNENRLCPNAAKDKQSPDKKTAKIVTPVKKSPMKHESMAKSSDALKLELECRLVDQERTHESSSSSSDDRVLEADNTPNKVSEDIVKCLSSIFVRMSSLKDKVEELGSSRSALSAHAANGETGFRDPYGICLEFRDMDVGPYKHLHSIDICSIDLNRTTSALILMHRLKFLLGKLATVSLEGLNHQQKLAFWINTYNSCMMKAFLEHGIPETPEMVVALMQKATIGVGGHPLNAITIEHFILRLPYHLKFTCPKAAKNDEMKARSIFGLEWSEPLVTFALSCGSWSSPAVRVYSAAHVEEELEAAKREYIQAAVGISRTNKLIIPKLLDWYLLDFAKDLESLVDWICMQLPNELRNEAVQCLERRGRDEPFSQLVQIMPYNFTFRLLLQK from the exons atgaataccaGAGTACGCACTAATCTTCAGACCATGAAAGCTGCTGCTGCTATGAACCATGATATTAATAAA aaggagaagaagatggagacTCAGAAGAGCAGAGCAATGGGAATTGATAGAACTGCAATCAATCGGCGTAAATCGAACCGAGAACGAAAAATGGCATTGCAGAAAGAT GTTGATAAGCTGAAGAAGAAGCTCAGACATGAAGAGAATGTACACAGAGCATTGGAAAGGGCTTTTACAAGACCATTGGGAGCTCTGCCTCGTCTTCCTCCTTATCTCCCTCCACAT ACATTAGAACTTCTGGCTGAAGTAGCTGTTTTGGAAGAGGAGGTTGTTCGGCTCGAAGAACAGGTTGTTAATTTTCGACAAGGCCTGTATCAGCAGGCTGTGTATCTGTCCTCCAAGAGTAGTGTCGAAACTTTGAATGATTCGATTGAGCGGACACCAATTCGAGGCTCTAAACATCAGAGGTCAAAATCTTTGTCACACAATGAGTTCAAATCAGTAGCAGCAGCCAGCAGGCTTCAACCTTCTCTTGCTCGCTGTGCTTCGAGCAGAAGGATGATGTCCACTGATCATATCGTCTATGATCGAACGGGGAATTGTTCTACTAGGCAAGTCAATGGAAAACAAACTCCCAGGAAACCCAATTCCTTCACACCTATTGCAGAAGATGGTAGAGGAAATGAGAATCGATTATGTCCTAATGCAGCGAAGGATAAGCAGTCTCCTGACAAGAAAACCGCTAAAATTGTAACCCCAGTGAAAAAATCTCCTATGAAACATGAATCCATGGCAAAATCTTCGGACGCTTTGAAGTTAGAG CTAGAGTGCAGATTAGTAGACCAGGAAAGAACACATGAGAGTTCATCTAGTTCTTCGGATGATAGGGTTCTGGAAGCTGATAACACTCCTAACAAAGTGTCTGAGGACATTGTCAAGTGTTTGTCCAGCATTTTTGTGAGGATGAGCAGTTTGAAGGACAAGGTAGAGGAATTGGGAAGTTCTAGATCAGCATTATCTGCTCATGCAGCAAATGGAGAGACAGGGTTTCGAGATCCTTATGGTATTTGTTTGGAATTCAGAGACATGGACGTTGGCCCCTATAAACACCTCCATTCGATTGATATTTGTTCGATTGATCTCAACAGAACAACAAGCGCGTTGATTCTGATGCACAGATTAAA GTTCCTACTTGGAAAGCTTGCCACAGTGAGTCTAGAAGGTCTTAACCATCAGCAAAAGCTTGCATTTTGGATCAATACTTATAATTCCTGCATGATGAAG GCATTTTTAGAGCATGGGATACCTGAGACTCCTGAAATGGTTGTAGCACTAATGCAAAAG GCAACAATAGGTGTCGGGGGGCACCCACTGAATGCAATTACAATCGAGCATTTCATTTTAAGACTGCCTTATCACTTGAAATTT ACATGTCCAAAAGCTGCGAAAAATGATGAGATGAAAGCTCGCAGCATTTTCGGATTAGAGTGGTCTGAACCCTTGGTTACATTTGCACTTTCGTGCGGAAGCTGGTCCTCCCCTGCA GTTAGAGTGTACTCAGCAGCTCATGTGGAAGAAGAGTTGGAAGCAGCAAAAAGGGAGTATATACAGGCAGCAGTTGGCATTTCAAGGACAAACAAACTGATCATCCCCAAGCTTTTGGATTGGTATTTACTCGATTTCGCAAAGGATTTGGAATCATTGGTGGACTGGATTTGCATGCAGCTACCAAATGAACTGAGAAATGAGGCAGTTCAATGCCTTGAAAGGAGGGGAAGAGACGAACCCTTTTCACAGTTGGTGCAAATAATGCCATACAATTTCACCTTCAGGCTGCTCTTACAGAAATGA